The Papio anubis isolate 15944 chromosome 5, Panubis1.0, whole genome shotgun sequence genome has a segment encoding these proteins:
- the PCDH1 gene encoding protocadherin-1 isoform X2: MDSGAGDRRCPEAALLILGPARMGPLRHSPGPGGQRLLLPSMLLALLLLLAPSPGHATRVVYKVPEEQPPNTLIGSLAADYGFPDVGHLYKLEVGAPYLRVDGKTGDIFTTETSIDREGLRECQNQLPGDPCILEFEVSITDLVQNGSPRLLEGQIEVQDINDNTPNFASPVITLAIPENTNIGSLFPIPLASDRDAGPNGVASYELQAGPEAQELFGLQVAEDQEEKQPQLIVMGNLDRERWDSYDLTIKVQDGGSPPRASSALLRVTVLDTNDNAPKFERPSYEAELSENSPIGHSVIQVKANDSDQGANAEIEYTFHQAPEVVRRLLRLDRNTGLITVQGPVDREDLSTLRFSVLAKDRGTNPKSARAQVVVTVKDMNDNAPTIEIRGIGLVTHQDGMANISEDVAEETAVALVQVSDRDEGENAAVTCVVAGDVPFQLRQASETGSDSKKKYFLQTTTPLDYEKVRDYTIEIVAVDSGNPPLSSTNSLKVQVVDVNDNAPVFTQSVTEVAFPENNKPGEVIAEVTASDADSGSNAELVYSLEPEPAAKGLFTISPETGEIQVKTSLDREQRDSYELKVVAADRGSPSLQGTATVLVNVLDCNDNDPKFMLSGYNFSVMENMPALSPVGMVTVIDGDKGENARVQLSVEQDNGDFVIQNGTGTILSSLSFDREQQSTYTFQLKAVDGGVPPRSAYVGVTINVLDENDNAPYITAPSNTSHRLLTPQTRLGETVSQVAAEDFDSGVNAELIYSIAGGNPYGLFQIGSHSGAITLEKEIERRHHGLHRLVVKVSDRGKPPRYGTALVHLYVNETLANRTLLETLLGHSLDTPLDIDIAGDPEYERSKQRGNILFGVVAGVVAVALLIALAVLVRYCRQREAKSGYQAGKKETKDLYTPKPSGKASKGNKSKGKKSKSPKPVKPVEDEDEAGLQKSLKFNLMSDAPGDSPRIHLPLNYPPGSPDLGRHYRSNSPLPSIQLQPQSPSASKKHQVVQDLPPANTFVGTGDTTSTGSEQYSDYSYRTNPPKYPSKQLPHRRVTFSATSQAQELQDPSQHSYYDSGLEESETPSSKSSSGPRLGPLALPEDHYERTTPDGSIGEMEHPENDLRPLPDVAMTGTCTRECSEFGHSDTCWMPGQSSPSRRTKSSALKLSTFVPYQDRGGQEPAGAGSPSPPEDRNTKTAPVRLLPSYSAFSHSSHDSCKDSATLEEIPLTQTSDFPPAATPASAQTAKREIYL, encoded by the exons CCCTCCTGATTCTGGGGCCTGCCAGAATGGGGCCGCTGAGGCACAGCCCAGGCCCTGGGGGGCAACGGCTACTGCTGCCCTCCATGCTGCTAGCACTGCTGCTCCTGCTGGCTCCATCCCCAGGCCACGCCACTCGGGTAGTGTACAAGGTGCCGGAGGAACAGCCACCCAACACCCTCATTGGGAGCCTCGCAGCCGACTATGGTTTTCCAGATGTGGGGCACCTGTACAAGCTAGAGGTGGGTGCCCCGTACCTTCGCGTGGATGGGAAGACAGGTGACATTTTCACCACTGAGACCTCCATCGACCGTGAGGGGCTCCGTGAATGCCAGAACCAGCTCCCTGGTGATCCCTGCATCCTGGAGTTTGAGGTGTCTATCACAGACCTCGTGCAGAATGGCAGCCCCCGGCTGCTAGAGGGCCAGATAGAAGTACAAGACATCAATGACAACACACCCAACTTCGCCTCACCAGTCATCACTCTGGCCATCCCTGAGAACACCAACATCGGCTCACTCTTCCCCATCCCGCTGGCTTCAGACCGTGATGCTGGTCCCAACGGTGTGGCATCCTATGAGCTGCAGGCTGGGCCTGAGGCCCAGGAGCTATTTGGGCTGCAGGTGGCAGAGGACCAGGAGGAGAAGCAACCACAACTCATTGTGATGGGCAACCTGGACCGTGAGCGCTGGGACTCCTACGACCTCACCATTAAAGTGCAGGATGGCGGCAGCCCCCCACGCGCCAGCAGTGCCCTGCTGCGTGTCACCGTGCTCGACACCAATGACAACGCCCCCAAGTTTGAGCGGCCCTCCTATGAGGCCGAACTATCTGAGAATAGCCCCATAGGCCACTCGGTCATCCAG GTGAAGGCCAATGACTCAGACCAAGGTGCCAATGCAGAGATTGAATACACATTCCACCAGGCACCGGAAGTTGTGAGGCGTCTTCTTCGACTGGACAGGAACACTGGACTTATCACTGTTCAGGGCCCGGTGGATCGTGAGGACTTAAGCACCTTGCGCTTCTCAGTGCTTGCTAAGGACCGAGGCACCAACCCCAAGAGTGCTCGTGCCCAAGTGGTTGTGACCGTGAAGGACATGAATGACAACGCCCCCACCATTGAGATCCGGGGCATAGGGCTAGTGACTCATCAAGATGGGATGGCTAACATCTCAGAGGATGTGGCAGAGGAGACAGCTGTGGCCCTGGTGCAGGTATCTGACCGAGATGAGGGAGAGAATGCAGCTGTCACCTGTGTGGTGGCAGGTGATGTGCCCTTCCAGCTGCGCCAGGCCAGTGAGACAGGCAGTGACAGCAAGAAGAAGTATTTCCTGCAGACTACCACCCCGCTGGACTACGAGAAGGTCAGAGACTACACCATTGAGATTGTGGCTGTGGACTCTGGCAACCCCCCACTCTCCAGCACCAACTCCCTCAAGGTGCAGGTGGTGGACGTCAATGACAACGCACCTGTCTTCACTCAGAGTGTTACTGAGGTCGCCTTCCCGGAAAACAACAAGCCTGGTGAAGTGATTGCTGAGGTCACCGCCAGTGATGCTGACTCTGGCTCTAATGCTGAGCTGGTTTACTCTCTGGAGCCTGAGCCGGCTGCTAAGGGCCTCTTCACCATCTCTCCCGAGACTGGAGAGATCCAGGTGAAGACATCCCTGGATCGGGAACAGAGGGACAGCTATGAGTTGAAGGTGGTGGCGGCTGACCGGGGCAGCCCTAGCCTCCAGGGCACAGCCACTGTCCTTGTCAATGTGCTGGACTGCAATGACAATGACCCCAAATTTATGTTGAGTGGCTATAACTTCTCAGTGATGGAGAACATGCCAGCGCTGAGTCCGGTGGGCATGGTGACTGTCATTGATGGAGACAAGGGGGAGAATGCCCGGGTGCAGCTCTCAGTGGAGCAGGACAATGGTGACTTTGTTATCCAGAATGGCACAGGCACTATCCTCTCTAGCCTGAGCTTCGATCGAGAGCAACAAAGCACCTACACCTTCCAGCTGAAGGCGGTGGATGGTGGCGTCCCACCTCGCTCAGCTTATGTTGGCGTCACCATCAATGTGCTGGATGAGAATGACAACGCACCCTATATCACTGCCCCTTCTAACACCTCTCACCGGCTGCTGACCCCCCAGACACGTCTTGGTGAGACGGTCAGCCAGGTGGCAGCTGAGGACTTTGACTCTGGTGTCAATGCTGAGCTGATCTACAGCATCGCAGGTGGCAACCCTTACGGACTCTTCCAGATTGGGTCACATTCAGGTGCCATCACCCTGGAGAAGGAGATTGAGCGGCGCCACCATGGGCTACACCGCCTGGTGGTGAAGGTCAGTGACCGCGGCAAGCCCCCACGCTATGGCACAGCCTTGGTCCACCTTTATGTCAATGAGACTCTGGCCAACCGCACGCTGCTGGAGACCCTCCTGGGCCACAGCCTGGACACACCGCTGGATATTGACATTGCTGGGGATCCAGAATACGAGCGCTCCAAGCAGCGTGGCAACATTCTCTTTGGTGTGGTGGCCGGTGTGGTGGCCGTGGCCTTGCTCATCGCCCTGGCGGTTCTTGTGCGCTACTGCCGGCAGCGGGAGGCTAAAAGTGGTTACCAGGCTGGTAAGAAGGAGACCAAGGACCTGTACACCCCCAAGCCCAGTGGCAAGGCCTCCAAGGGAAACAAAAGCAAGGGCAAGAAGAGCAAGTCCCCAAAGCCCGTGAAGCCAGTGGAGGACGAGGATGAGGCCGGGCTGCAGAAGTCCCTCAAGTTCAACCTGATGAGCGATGCCCCTGGGGACAGTCCCCGCATCCACCTGCCCCTCAACTACCCACCAGGCAGCCCTGACCTGGGCCGCCACTACCGCTCTAACTCCCCACTGCCTTCCATCCAGCTGCAGCCCCAGTCACCCTCAGCCTCCAAGAAGCACCAGGTGGTACAGGACTTGCCACCTGCAAACACATTTGTGGGCACCGGGGACACCACGTCCACGGGCTCTGAGCAGTACTCCGACTACAGCTACCGCACCAACCCCCCCAAATACCCCAGCAAGCAG TTACCTCACCGCCGCGTCACCTTCTCGGCCACCAGCCAGGCCCAGGAGCTGCAGGACCCATCCCAGCACAGTTACTATGACAGTGGCCTGGAGGAGTCTGAGACACCGTCCAGCAAGTCATCCTCAGGGCCTCGACTCGGTCCCCTGGCCCTGCCTGAGGATCACTATGAGCGCACCACCCCTGACGGCAGCATAGGAGAGATGGAGCACCCCGAGAATG ACCTTCGCCCTTTGCCTGATGTAGCCATGACAGGCACATGTACCCGGGAGTGCAGTGAGTTTGGCCACTCTGACACATGCTGGATGCCTGGCCAGTCATCTCCCAGCCGCCGGACCAAGAGCAGCGCCCTCAAACTCTCCACCTTCGTGCCTTACCAGGACCGAGGAGGGCAGGAGCCTGCGGGTGCCGGCAGCCCCAGCCCCCCGGAAGACCGGAACACCAAAACGGCCCCCGTGCGCCTCCTGCCCTCCTACAGTGCCTTCTCCCACAGTAGCCATGATTCCTGCAAGGACTCGGCCACCTTGGAGGAAATCCCCCTGACCCAGACCTCGGACTTCCCACCCGCAGCCACACCGGCATCTGCCCAGACGGCCAAGCGCGAGATCTACCTGTGA
- the PCDH1 gene encoding protocadherin-1 isoform X1, whose amino-acid sequence MGGSCSKHARPLTGSSSWGRHCCYTQLWMRFRDLSFWNWGSVLGLTALVENRVSMGEALLILGPARMGPLRHSPGPGGQRLLLPSMLLALLLLLAPSPGHATRVVYKVPEEQPPNTLIGSLAADYGFPDVGHLYKLEVGAPYLRVDGKTGDIFTTETSIDREGLRECQNQLPGDPCILEFEVSITDLVQNGSPRLLEGQIEVQDINDNTPNFASPVITLAIPENTNIGSLFPIPLASDRDAGPNGVASYELQAGPEAQELFGLQVAEDQEEKQPQLIVMGNLDRERWDSYDLTIKVQDGGSPPRASSALLRVTVLDTNDNAPKFERPSYEAELSENSPIGHSVIQVKANDSDQGANAEIEYTFHQAPEVVRRLLRLDRNTGLITVQGPVDREDLSTLRFSVLAKDRGTNPKSARAQVVVTVKDMNDNAPTIEIRGIGLVTHQDGMANISEDVAEETAVALVQVSDRDEGENAAVTCVVAGDVPFQLRQASETGSDSKKKYFLQTTTPLDYEKVRDYTIEIVAVDSGNPPLSSTNSLKVQVVDVNDNAPVFTQSVTEVAFPENNKPGEVIAEVTASDADSGSNAELVYSLEPEPAAKGLFTISPETGEIQVKTSLDREQRDSYELKVVAADRGSPSLQGTATVLVNVLDCNDNDPKFMLSGYNFSVMENMPALSPVGMVTVIDGDKGENARVQLSVEQDNGDFVIQNGTGTILSSLSFDREQQSTYTFQLKAVDGGVPPRSAYVGVTINVLDENDNAPYITAPSNTSHRLLTPQTRLGETVSQVAAEDFDSGVNAELIYSIAGGNPYGLFQIGSHSGAITLEKEIERRHHGLHRLVVKVSDRGKPPRYGTALVHLYVNETLANRTLLETLLGHSLDTPLDIDIAGDPEYERSKQRGNILFGVVAGVVAVALLIALAVLVRYCRQREAKSGYQAGKKETKDLYTPKPSGKASKGNKSKGKKSKSPKPVKPVEDEDEAGLQKSLKFNLMSDAPGDSPRIHLPLNYPPGSPDLGRHYRSNSPLPSIQLQPQSPSASKKHQVVQDLPPANTFVGTGDTTSTGSEQYSDYSYRTNPPKYPSKQLPHRRVTFSATSQAQELQDPSQHSYYDSGLEESETPSSKSSSGPRLGPLALPEDHYERTTPDGSIGEMEHPENDLRPLPDVAMTGTCTRECSEFGHSDTCWMPGQSSPSRRTKSSALKLSTFVPYQDRGGQEPAGAGSPSPPEDRNTKTAPVRLLPSYSAFSHSSHDSCKDSATLEEIPLTQTSDFPPAATPASAQTAKREIYL is encoded by the exons ATGGGCGGGAGCTGCTCTAAGCATGCCAGGCCTCTTACTGGCTCCTCCAGCTGGGGCAGACACTGCTGCTACACCCAGCTGTGGATGAGATTCAGGGATCTGAGTTTCTGGAATTGGGGTTCTGTGCTGGGACTGACTGCTCTTGTGGAGAATCGTGTGTCAATGGGAGAGG CCCTCCTGATTCTGGGGCCTGCCAGAATGGGGCCGCTGAGGCACAGCCCAGGCCCTGGGGGGCAACGGCTACTGCTGCCCTCCATGCTGCTAGCACTGCTGCTCCTGCTGGCTCCATCCCCAGGCCACGCCACTCGGGTAGTGTACAAGGTGCCGGAGGAACAGCCACCCAACACCCTCATTGGGAGCCTCGCAGCCGACTATGGTTTTCCAGATGTGGGGCACCTGTACAAGCTAGAGGTGGGTGCCCCGTACCTTCGCGTGGATGGGAAGACAGGTGACATTTTCACCACTGAGACCTCCATCGACCGTGAGGGGCTCCGTGAATGCCAGAACCAGCTCCCTGGTGATCCCTGCATCCTGGAGTTTGAGGTGTCTATCACAGACCTCGTGCAGAATGGCAGCCCCCGGCTGCTAGAGGGCCAGATAGAAGTACAAGACATCAATGACAACACACCCAACTTCGCCTCACCAGTCATCACTCTGGCCATCCCTGAGAACACCAACATCGGCTCACTCTTCCCCATCCCGCTGGCTTCAGACCGTGATGCTGGTCCCAACGGTGTGGCATCCTATGAGCTGCAGGCTGGGCCTGAGGCCCAGGAGCTATTTGGGCTGCAGGTGGCAGAGGACCAGGAGGAGAAGCAACCACAACTCATTGTGATGGGCAACCTGGACCGTGAGCGCTGGGACTCCTACGACCTCACCATTAAAGTGCAGGATGGCGGCAGCCCCCCACGCGCCAGCAGTGCCCTGCTGCGTGTCACCGTGCTCGACACCAATGACAACGCCCCCAAGTTTGAGCGGCCCTCCTATGAGGCCGAACTATCTGAGAATAGCCCCATAGGCCACTCGGTCATCCAG GTGAAGGCCAATGACTCAGACCAAGGTGCCAATGCAGAGATTGAATACACATTCCACCAGGCACCGGAAGTTGTGAGGCGTCTTCTTCGACTGGACAGGAACACTGGACTTATCACTGTTCAGGGCCCGGTGGATCGTGAGGACTTAAGCACCTTGCGCTTCTCAGTGCTTGCTAAGGACCGAGGCACCAACCCCAAGAGTGCTCGTGCCCAAGTGGTTGTGACCGTGAAGGACATGAATGACAACGCCCCCACCATTGAGATCCGGGGCATAGGGCTAGTGACTCATCAAGATGGGATGGCTAACATCTCAGAGGATGTGGCAGAGGAGACAGCTGTGGCCCTGGTGCAGGTATCTGACCGAGATGAGGGAGAGAATGCAGCTGTCACCTGTGTGGTGGCAGGTGATGTGCCCTTCCAGCTGCGCCAGGCCAGTGAGACAGGCAGTGACAGCAAGAAGAAGTATTTCCTGCAGACTACCACCCCGCTGGACTACGAGAAGGTCAGAGACTACACCATTGAGATTGTGGCTGTGGACTCTGGCAACCCCCCACTCTCCAGCACCAACTCCCTCAAGGTGCAGGTGGTGGACGTCAATGACAACGCACCTGTCTTCACTCAGAGTGTTACTGAGGTCGCCTTCCCGGAAAACAACAAGCCTGGTGAAGTGATTGCTGAGGTCACCGCCAGTGATGCTGACTCTGGCTCTAATGCTGAGCTGGTTTACTCTCTGGAGCCTGAGCCGGCTGCTAAGGGCCTCTTCACCATCTCTCCCGAGACTGGAGAGATCCAGGTGAAGACATCCCTGGATCGGGAACAGAGGGACAGCTATGAGTTGAAGGTGGTGGCGGCTGACCGGGGCAGCCCTAGCCTCCAGGGCACAGCCACTGTCCTTGTCAATGTGCTGGACTGCAATGACAATGACCCCAAATTTATGTTGAGTGGCTATAACTTCTCAGTGATGGAGAACATGCCAGCGCTGAGTCCGGTGGGCATGGTGACTGTCATTGATGGAGACAAGGGGGAGAATGCCCGGGTGCAGCTCTCAGTGGAGCAGGACAATGGTGACTTTGTTATCCAGAATGGCACAGGCACTATCCTCTCTAGCCTGAGCTTCGATCGAGAGCAACAAAGCACCTACACCTTCCAGCTGAAGGCGGTGGATGGTGGCGTCCCACCTCGCTCAGCTTATGTTGGCGTCACCATCAATGTGCTGGATGAGAATGACAACGCACCCTATATCACTGCCCCTTCTAACACCTCTCACCGGCTGCTGACCCCCCAGACACGTCTTGGTGAGACGGTCAGCCAGGTGGCAGCTGAGGACTTTGACTCTGGTGTCAATGCTGAGCTGATCTACAGCATCGCAGGTGGCAACCCTTACGGACTCTTCCAGATTGGGTCACATTCAGGTGCCATCACCCTGGAGAAGGAGATTGAGCGGCGCCACCATGGGCTACACCGCCTGGTGGTGAAGGTCAGTGACCGCGGCAAGCCCCCACGCTATGGCACAGCCTTGGTCCACCTTTATGTCAATGAGACTCTGGCCAACCGCACGCTGCTGGAGACCCTCCTGGGCCACAGCCTGGACACACCGCTGGATATTGACATTGCTGGGGATCCAGAATACGAGCGCTCCAAGCAGCGTGGCAACATTCTCTTTGGTGTGGTGGCCGGTGTGGTGGCCGTGGCCTTGCTCATCGCCCTGGCGGTTCTTGTGCGCTACTGCCGGCAGCGGGAGGCTAAAAGTGGTTACCAGGCTGGTAAGAAGGAGACCAAGGACCTGTACACCCCCAAGCCCAGTGGCAAGGCCTCCAAGGGAAACAAAAGCAAGGGCAAGAAGAGCAAGTCCCCAAAGCCCGTGAAGCCAGTGGAGGACGAGGATGAGGCCGGGCTGCAGAAGTCCCTCAAGTTCAACCTGATGAGCGATGCCCCTGGGGACAGTCCCCGCATCCACCTGCCCCTCAACTACCCACCAGGCAGCCCTGACCTGGGCCGCCACTACCGCTCTAACTCCCCACTGCCTTCCATCCAGCTGCAGCCCCAGTCACCCTCAGCCTCCAAGAAGCACCAGGTGGTACAGGACTTGCCACCTGCAAACACATTTGTGGGCACCGGGGACACCACGTCCACGGGCTCTGAGCAGTACTCCGACTACAGCTACCGCACCAACCCCCCCAAATACCCCAGCAAGCAG TTACCTCACCGCCGCGTCACCTTCTCGGCCACCAGCCAGGCCCAGGAGCTGCAGGACCCATCCCAGCACAGTTACTATGACAGTGGCCTGGAGGAGTCTGAGACACCGTCCAGCAAGTCATCCTCAGGGCCTCGACTCGGTCCCCTGGCCCTGCCTGAGGATCACTATGAGCGCACCACCCCTGACGGCAGCATAGGAGAGATGGAGCACCCCGAGAATG ACCTTCGCCCTTTGCCTGATGTAGCCATGACAGGCACATGTACCCGGGAGTGCAGTGAGTTTGGCCACTCTGACACATGCTGGATGCCTGGCCAGTCATCTCCCAGCCGCCGGACCAAGAGCAGCGCCCTCAAACTCTCCACCTTCGTGCCTTACCAGGACCGAGGAGGGCAGGAGCCTGCGGGTGCCGGCAGCCCCAGCCCCCCGGAAGACCGGAACACCAAAACGGCCCCCGTGCGCCTCCTGCCCTCCTACAGTGCCTTCTCCCACAGTAGCCATGATTCCTGCAAGGACTCGGCCACCTTGGAGGAAATCCCCCTGACCCAGACCTCGGACTTCCCACCCGCAGCCACACCGGCATCTGCCCAGACGGCCAAGCGCGAGATCTACCTGTGA
- the PCDH1 gene encoding protocadherin-1 isoform X3, which translates to MGGSCSKHARPLTGSSSWGRHCCYTQLWMRFRDLSFWNWGSVLGLTALVENRVSMGEALLILGPARMGPLRHSPGPGGQRLLLPSMLLALLLLLAPSPGHATRVVYKVPEEQPPNTLIGSLAADYGFPDVGHLYKLEVGAPYLRVDGKTGDIFTTETSIDREGLRECQNQLPGDPCILEFEVSITDLVQNGSPRLLEGQIEVQDINDNTPNFASPVITLAIPENTNIGSLFPIPLASDRDAGPNGVASYELQAGPEAQELFGLQVAEDQEEKQPQLIVMGNLDRERWDSYDLTIKVQDGGSPPRASSALLRVTVLDTNDNAPKFERPSYEAELSENSPIGHSVIQVKANDSDQGANAEIEYTFHQAPEVVRRLLRLDRNTGLITVQGPVDREDLSTLRFSVLAKDRGTNPKSARAQVVVTVKDMNDNAPTIEIRGIGLVTHQDGMANISEDVAEETAVALVQVSDRDEGENAAVTCVVAGDVPFQLRQASETGSDSKKKYFLQTTTPLDYEKVRDYTIEIVAVDSGNPPLSSTNSLKVQVVDVNDNAPVFTQSVTEVAFPENNKPGEVIAEVTASDADSGSNAELVYSLEPEPAAKGLFTISPETGEIQVKTSLDREQRDSYELKVVAADRGSPSLQGTATVLVNVLDCNDNDPKFMLSGYNFSVMENMPALSPVGMVTVIDGDKGENARVQLSVEQDNGDFVIQNGTGTILSSLSFDREQQSTYTFQLKAVDGGVPPRSAYVGVTINVLDENDNAPYITAPSNTSHRLLTPQTRLGETVSQVAAEDFDSGVNAELIYSIAGGNPYGLFQIGSHSGAITLEKEIERRHHGLHRLVVKVSDRGKPPRYGTALVHLYVNETLANRTLLETLLGHSLDTPLDIDIAGDPEYERSKQRGNILFGVVAGVVAVALLIALAVLVRYCRQREAKSGYQAGKKETKDLYTPKPSGKASKGNKSKGKKSKSPKPVKPVEDEDEAGLQKSLKFNLMSDAPGDSPRIHLPLNYPPGSPDLGRHYRSNSPLPSIQLQPQSPSASKKHQVVQDLPPANTFVGTGDTTSTGSEQYSDYSYRTNPPKYPSKQLPHRRVTFSATSQAQELQDPSQHSYYDSGLEESETPSSKSSSGPRLGPLALPEDHYERTTPDGSIGEMEHPENEPAGRSRP; encoded by the exons ATGGGCGGGAGCTGCTCTAAGCATGCCAGGCCTCTTACTGGCTCCTCCAGCTGGGGCAGACACTGCTGCTACACCCAGCTGTGGATGAGATTCAGGGATCTGAGTTTCTGGAATTGGGGTTCTGTGCTGGGACTGACTGCTCTTGTGGAGAATCGTGTGTCAATGGGAGAGG CCCTCCTGATTCTGGGGCCTGCCAGAATGGGGCCGCTGAGGCACAGCCCAGGCCCTGGGGGGCAACGGCTACTGCTGCCCTCCATGCTGCTAGCACTGCTGCTCCTGCTGGCTCCATCCCCAGGCCACGCCACTCGGGTAGTGTACAAGGTGCCGGAGGAACAGCCACCCAACACCCTCATTGGGAGCCTCGCAGCCGACTATGGTTTTCCAGATGTGGGGCACCTGTACAAGCTAGAGGTGGGTGCCCCGTACCTTCGCGTGGATGGGAAGACAGGTGACATTTTCACCACTGAGACCTCCATCGACCGTGAGGGGCTCCGTGAATGCCAGAACCAGCTCCCTGGTGATCCCTGCATCCTGGAGTTTGAGGTGTCTATCACAGACCTCGTGCAGAATGGCAGCCCCCGGCTGCTAGAGGGCCAGATAGAAGTACAAGACATCAATGACAACACACCCAACTTCGCCTCACCAGTCATCACTCTGGCCATCCCTGAGAACACCAACATCGGCTCACTCTTCCCCATCCCGCTGGCTTCAGACCGTGATGCTGGTCCCAACGGTGTGGCATCCTATGAGCTGCAGGCTGGGCCTGAGGCCCAGGAGCTATTTGGGCTGCAGGTGGCAGAGGACCAGGAGGAGAAGCAACCACAACTCATTGTGATGGGCAACCTGGACCGTGAGCGCTGGGACTCCTACGACCTCACCATTAAAGTGCAGGATGGCGGCAGCCCCCCACGCGCCAGCAGTGCCCTGCTGCGTGTCACCGTGCTCGACACCAATGACAACGCCCCCAAGTTTGAGCGGCCCTCCTATGAGGCCGAACTATCTGAGAATAGCCCCATAGGCCACTCGGTCATCCAG GTGAAGGCCAATGACTCAGACCAAGGTGCCAATGCAGAGATTGAATACACATTCCACCAGGCACCGGAAGTTGTGAGGCGTCTTCTTCGACTGGACAGGAACACTGGACTTATCACTGTTCAGGGCCCGGTGGATCGTGAGGACTTAAGCACCTTGCGCTTCTCAGTGCTTGCTAAGGACCGAGGCACCAACCCCAAGAGTGCTCGTGCCCAAGTGGTTGTGACCGTGAAGGACATGAATGACAACGCCCCCACCATTGAGATCCGGGGCATAGGGCTAGTGACTCATCAAGATGGGATGGCTAACATCTCAGAGGATGTGGCAGAGGAGACAGCTGTGGCCCTGGTGCAGGTATCTGACCGAGATGAGGGAGAGAATGCAGCTGTCACCTGTGTGGTGGCAGGTGATGTGCCCTTCCAGCTGCGCCAGGCCAGTGAGACAGGCAGTGACAGCAAGAAGAAGTATTTCCTGCAGACTACCACCCCGCTGGACTACGAGAAGGTCAGAGACTACACCATTGAGATTGTGGCTGTGGACTCTGGCAACCCCCCACTCTCCAGCACCAACTCCCTCAAGGTGCAGGTGGTGGACGTCAATGACAACGCACCTGTCTTCACTCAGAGTGTTACTGAGGTCGCCTTCCCGGAAAACAACAAGCCTGGTGAAGTGATTGCTGAGGTCACCGCCAGTGATGCTGACTCTGGCTCTAATGCTGAGCTGGTTTACTCTCTGGAGCCTGAGCCGGCTGCTAAGGGCCTCTTCACCATCTCTCCCGAGACTGGAGAGATCCAGGTGAAGACATCCCTGGATCGGGAACAGAGGGACAGCTATGAGTTGAAGGTGGTGGCGGCTGACCGGGGCAGCCCTAGCCTCCAGGGCACAGCCACTGTCCTTGTCAATGTGCTGGACTGCAATGACAATGACCCCAAATTTATGTTGAGTGGCTATAACTTCTCAGTGATGGAGAACATGCCAGCGCTGAGTCCGGTGGGCATGGTGACTGTCATTGATGGAGACAAGGGGGAGAATGCCCGGGTGCAGCTCTCAGTGGAGCAGGACAATGGTGACTTTGTTATCCAGAATGGCACAGGCACTATCCTCTCTAGCCTGAGCTTCGATCGAGAGCAACAAAGCACCTACACCTTCCAGCTGAAGGCGGTGGATGGTGGCGTCCCACCTCGCTCAGCTTATGTTGGCGTCACCATCAATGTGCTGGATGAGAATGACAACGCACCCTATATCACTGCCCCTTCTAACACCTCTCACCGGCTGCTGACCCCCCAGACACGTCTTGGTGAGACGGTCAGCCAGGTGGCAGCTGAGGACTTTGACTCTGGTGTCAATGCTGAGCTGATCTACAGCATCGCAGGTGGCAACCCTTACGGACTCTTCCAGATTGGGTCACATTCAGGTGCCATCACCCTGGAGAAGGAGATTGAGCGGCGCCACCATGGGCTACACCGCCTGGTGGTGAAGGTCAGTGACCGCGGCAAGCCCCCACGCTATGGCACAGCCTTGGTCCACCTTTATGTCAATGAGACTCTGGCCAACCGCACGCTGCTGGAGACCCTCCTGGGCCACAGCCTGGACACACCGCTGGATATTGACATTGCTGGGGATCCAGAATACGAGCGCTCCAAGCAGCGTGGCAACATTCTCTTTGGTGTGGTGGCCGGTGTGGTGGCCGTGGCCTTGCTCATCGCCCTGGCGGTTCTTGTGCGCTACTGCCGGCAGCGGGAGGCTAAAAGTGGTTACCAGGCTGGTAAGAAGGAGACCAAGGACCTGTACACCCCCAAGCCCAGTGGCAAGGCCTCCAAGGGAAACAAAAGCAAGGGCAAGAAGAGCAAGTCCCCAAAGCCCGTGAAGCCAGTGGAGGACGAGGATGAGGCCGGGCTGCAGAAGTCCCTCAAGTTCAACCTGATGAGCGATGCCCCTGGGGACAGTCCCCGCATCCACCTGCCCCTCAACTACCCACCAGGCAGCCCTGACCTGGGCCGCCACTACCGCTCTAACTCCCCACTGCCTTCCATCCAGCTGCAGCCCCAGTCACCCTCAGCCTCCAAGAAGCACCAGGTGGTACAGGACTTGCCACCTGCAAACACATTTGTGGGCACCGGGGACACCACGTCCACGGGCTCTGAGCAGTACTCCGACTACAGCTACCGCACCAACCCCCCCAAATACCCCAGCAAGCAG TTACCTCACCGCCGCGTCACCTTCTCGGCCACCAGCCAGGCCCAGGAGCTGCAGGACCCATCCCAGCACAGTTACTATGACAGTGGCCTGGAGGAGTCTGAGACACCGTCCAGCAAGTCATCCTCAGGGCCTCGACTCGGTCCCCTGGCCCTGCCTGAGGATCACTATGAGCGCACCACCCCTGACGGCAGCATAGGAGAGATGGAGCACCCCGAGAATG AGCCGGCTGGCCGGAGCAGGCCCTGA